The DNA region TGAAACCATTAGAGCTGTTAACTTGTTTTTTGCGATTTTGTAAATTAATGACTTTGATTAAGATAGACGCGTAGTGGTGCATTCATAACTATTAATTGCAAGAAGAAAAATAAAATCGTGTGCGTAGAGGATAAATAACTTTTAAAAACTGGGCAAGGATTTCTTAATTAATCTACTAGTGGGGACTTATAAGTATTTATATTTTTTCATAATTTAATTCCTCCTAATTTTTTCTAGTATTTAATGCTCAATGTTCGTGTATAATTTCATCTTGTCCAAGTGTGTATTTAATCAATCTATTTTGAATTTCTTCTTCATTTTCTTTATTACATGTAAAGCAATAACCCCAATATCTTTTTTTTAAACAAAGTTTCTTTTTCATATTCATTTTTAAATTCTCCTTTTTACAATTAACTACAAAGTACTACAATGTTCTACATTTTGTAGTTACTTGTAGTATTAAGTACCTCCTCATCAAGTATCAAAAGATAAATTTGGATTTAATACCCAGTTCTTTTATACATATATTGAAGCAGAGCTTACTGCTAAAAATATATTTTATAGTGAAAAAACTATTATTAATTTAGAAAAAATTGAATGGCAAGGAGAATAAATAATATGAAAGAAATTAGAAAATTAAAATTATCAGAATTTCAAAAAGAAATTATTAATAAATTAGATGATGCTAGTATCAACTGCTTTAACTGCTTTTAAAACTTTTGCATTTAACAATTACTTTAAGTGGTACAAATTGATTAACTGAAGAAAGAACAAGAATGCAAATTACAGTTCCTGCTGCAACTAGAAAATAAAAAGGATTTATTTCCTTTTTATTTTATTTTTTGTTGTGTTTATTGGGTTTTTAGTTATATTAAATCCTTTTTTAATTTCATTATAAAAATTAATTGTTTTTGATTTTAATATTATTTTAGTATGTAATTTTTGATAACCTAATTTTAAATTAGTAGCATATTATCGTTGTTGAATTAATAAATTTTTATTATCAATAAATTGCTTGTTTTTATTTAACTTAGCATCTTTTGTTTGATAAAAATTATTACTATAACGATTTATTTCTTTATTTAATTCTAATAAGTTTTTATTAATACGGCTTGATCTTAATTTAACATCACCGCCACCTTTATTTTGTTGTGTATATATTTGTCAATTAACATATTATCTTAATTCACTGCGTAATAATACATGTAATCACATATTTCAAAATACTGATCCTGCTCCATTTCCATTTTTACCTATTGCTGATTTCATTGCTTATCAAACTTGAATATGTACTTTTGGATAATTATATGGTCTATATCATCTTTTTTGTTTATCATTATCTGATTGAATTAAAATAGTTAAATTACCTATTAATTTTTGTTTATTAGTTATTTGAAAAAATCTTTTTTTACATCAACTACTAGATAATATAGTTCAATTATTTTCTGTTGGTGTTTTAGATTAGCATTCATATCATGCGCCAACATGTTAATAACATATGAAAAGTTTCACCCAATGGTTTTTTAACTTTAATTACCAGAATTAACTTTAAAATTCGTGATGCTTCACTATACCGTGAAACATACACTTATTGATTAAATTTGCTATGATTATCATCATATTCTTTTCGTAAAACAATTATACGCTCTTAATATATAATTTTCATTTTTTAAATTCTTAAATTACTTCTGTTTCATATTCAAATATTGCTGTTTTAGCAGTTTCATCAATAAAATTAGCTAATTTTTTTAAAATCTTTTTACCGTCTATTAACTAAATCTAATTGAACAAATCCATAACGATTTTTATACGCATTCATTCATGATCAATTATCAATATAAGTTCAAGAATGATAGCCAAAACAATTAGAACCTTATTTAATTGCTTGATGAACTCAAACTAAATGTTTTTTAGTAAAATCAATGCGATATTGATCATTAATAATACCATATTCTAAAAAACGCTCTTCATTCTCAACTCCCATTCCGTTTTATGAAATATAAACTGGAATGTTATTATAATTTTTTTTTAAATTCATTAATGTGATATAAATTTCCTTAGGAAAATTTTTCATCCTCAGTATGGATTAATACGACGCCATGGAATTTCATAAGATTGGTAAAAATAATGTGGTGTAATTGCTCCATTAGTAAAATCTGGAATAAAATCAACGCCTTTTACTCGAGCTGGTTAATAAAAATTAACTCCTAAAAAATCAATTTTTAAGTTCTCATCTTGAATTAATTCTTAATCTCCATCAGCAATTTGTCACATAAAGTTATATTTTTAGCAACTTCTTTTAATTCTTGTGGATAAACATTTTTAACCATTTAATCTAAAAAACAATTAATTGTAAACAAATCATGTAATTTTGCTGCTTATAAATCAGCTTTATTTTTACTACGAGGAATTGATGGTGAAATGATTAAAATGCACCCAATTTCTCCTTTTAATTTTAATTGTAGGAATACTTTAAATGCTTTTAAATGAGCAATTAAAGTATTCCATTGGGCTTGCATACCATGTTGCATATTAACTTTATTTGGAAAAGATTAATCATATCAATAACTACCTTAAATTACAACAATTGGTTCATTAAAAGTGGTAAATATTTAAACTCGATCACCAAATAATTCAAAACAAGTTTTTGCATAAAAAACAAAAGCATCAACGACTTCTCGTGAAAGCCAACCACCTTTTTGTTGTGCTCAATATGAGCATATCAAAATCAAATAAATTAATAATTGGTTTAATATTATTTTTTAACATTTCATTAATTACATTATTGTAAAATTCAATTCCTTTTGGATTAACTGTTTTTCCATCATGAATTAATCTAGTTCATTGAATTAATGTTCGTAATGAATTAAAATTTAACTCCCTTACAATTTTAATATCTTCTTGATAACGATGGTAAAAATCATTCAAACAAGGTTGTTAATTAAAAAAACGGTATTTTTCTAACTTAAATCAATGATCTCAATTTGATGCAGATTTTCCATCTTCCAAAGATGCCCCTTCTGTTTGCGGTCCAGAAAAAGTACTACCTCATAAAAAATTTTTTTTAAAATTATACTGTCTCATTAGAAATCTTCTCTTTAAAACACTTTTATTATATCTATTGTTTAGAGAATAAACAATAAAACATTATTTAAGTAATTTAGATTTTAATACTAAATATTGTTTCCATAATGTTTCTACACGACTATGTTCAAAAATAAAAAGTTTATTTTTAATTAAATGCTTTAAATTATAAATTTCTGTTCAAATTGCATTAACAATATCACGACTATATTTTCAAGCAATGCGATTTCGATTAAACTCTTTTAAATCTAAAATTTTATAACTACCATTGGCAAAAACTTTAATGTCTAAATCATAATCAATATACTTAATTGTTTTTTGATCCATAATAAAGGGTGATGCAATATTACAATAATAATTTATCCCGGTATCTTTAAGCATACAAATAATATTACTTCAATTTTTCCGATTAAAAATCCAGATTGCTGGTTCATTTGTTTTTCATTTTCTCCCATTCAATTCTGTAACAGTAACATTTTCATTTACTAAAACAATATATTCTTCTTCTAGTAATAAAAGAACTGCTGATTTTCAACTACGGTAAACTGAACCATTATGTTTATAAGCATGTACTAAGACAGTATCTCCAACTTGTAACGAGTCCATAATGTTACCTCCCATAATTTACTTTTTTAAAATTACAGCAAAAAAACAACTAAAAATAATACAATAAAAAATTGTGTAAAATTATTAAATTTAAATTGCCATAATATTTAATTTTATTTTGATATTAATTACTTTAAAATAAAATTCTATTTTAAATACGTCAACATTTTCATTATATCAGTTGTATTTATTAAGTAAATAGACAGACTTTAACTAATTAAAAATTTTTTTTATTGGAAATAAATTATTTTGGAAATTATAAATTTATATATTGCTTTTTACAAGATCTTATAGTTAAGTAAAAATCTCCCCTATTTGTTTGATAATTTTAATAGGGGAGATATTATGTTGGATTTGATATTTTTTCTTTTTAAAAATAAAAAACTACTTTTGTAGTTAAAAATGGGGCGGCTGATGGGACTTGAACCCACGAATGCCGGAGCCACAATCCGGAGCGTTAACCTCTTCGCCACAACCGCCATATCTTATTATATAAATAACTTTATTTATTATAACTTAAAACAAAAAAAAGTAAATAGAATTATTTCTACATCTTAAAAACATATTTTTTATAAAATTAAAATAAATAAGATATTATTTAAAAAAGGATTATTATGTTAATAAATCTTATTATTAATTTTATATTATATAATATATTAGGTACAACTATGTAGTACCCAGGGGAGTAAAAATAGAAAAAGAATAACAAAATGTATATAATTAAGAAAAATAAAATTTTAATTAAAAAATTAATAATTCGTAATGTTAAATTTCTTTGTTTTGCTAGTTACGTTCAAACTGAAACAGATGTTATTAACTTCTTAAAAAAAGTATAAAGATAAAAAAGCAAAACATAATGTATATGCATATGTCATTGGGAATCGTCGTGAAAATATTTACAAAACCAATAATGGTGAAATACGACATATTTCAGGAAAAACTATCTTAAAAAATATTCTTGAAAAAAATATAAAAAATATTATAACAAATATTATTGTTCTAGTTCTTCGGTATTTTAATTTAATTTACATTTTACCCAAAGATTGAATTAAAAATGGATATACAGCCATTACGCGTATTATTTTAAATTCTTC from Spiroplasma kunkelii CR2-3x includes:
- a CDS encoding family 1 glycosylhydrolase, giving the protein MRQYNFKKNFLWGSTFSGPQTEGASLEDGKSASNWDHWFKLEKYRFFN
- a CDS encoding DUF402 domain-containing protein; protein product: MDSLQVGDTVLVHAYKHNGSVYRSWKSAVLLLLEEEYIVLVNENVTVTELNGRKWKTNEPAIWIFNRKNWSNIICMLKDTGINYYCNIASPFIMDQKTIKYIDYDLDIKVFANGSYKILDLKEFNRNRIAWKYSRDIVNAIWTEIYNLKHLIKNKLFIFEHSRVETLWKQYLVLKSKLLK
- a CDS encoding family 1 glycosylhydrolase → MNDFYHRYQEDIKIVRELNFNSLRTLIQWTRLIHDGKTVNPKGIEFYNNVINEMLKNNIKPIINLFDFDMLILSTTKRWLAFTRSRWCFCFLCKNLFWIIWWSSLNIYHF